The following proteins come from a genomic window of Longimicrobiales bacterium:
- the hemH gene encoding ferrochelatase, with protein MERVGVVLLAFGEPEGTDPEGVIDFLEGIFLSNRKLEAGTGRKRARELAEARAPGLMDVYRNIGGSPMNEHAHAHGEALEDELKKRGQLASVFVGTQFTKPSIADALRKCRDAEVDRVVALPLYPICGPTTTLAALNTVHSELDALEWEIDVIPMGGWHRHPDYVELRADDIRSLMSERGLELGGRDTCLYFSAHGTPVSYLQEGSHYQEYVEDSCRLIAQRVGVSSYELGYQNHTNRPVQWTEPSNEALLPTIEGKDVVMVPVSFIHEQSETLDELDIELKEIVEARGMGYHRVRTPHAHPGMRGVLADMVIGAVLDQKTGLLNTCLCQGREQGRCASRCKLVDVA; from the coding sequence GTGGAAAGAGTAGGTGTCGTGCTTCTCGCCTTCGGCGAGCCTGAGGGGACCGATCCAGAGGGAGTCATCGACTTCTTGGAGGGGATCTTCCTTAGTAACCGTAAGCTGGAGGCCGGGACTGGTCGAAAGCGGGCCAGGGAGTTGGCCGAGGCCCGTGCGCCAGGTCTCATGGACGTGTATCGGAATATCGGGGGTTCTCCGATGAACGAGCATGCTCACGCCCACGGGGAGGCCTTAGAGGATGAGTTAAAGAAGCGCGGGCAGTTGGCTTCCGTATTTGTAGGCACTCAGTTCACGAAGCCCAGCATCGCCGACGCCTTACGTAAATGCCGTGATGCAGAGGTAGACCGGGTGGTGGCTCTACCCCTCTACCCGATTTGTGGACCCACCACAACCTTGGCGGCTCTGAACACCGTACACAGCGAGCTTGACGCACTCGAATGGGAGATCGACGTCATCCCCATGGGTGGGTGGCATCGGCACCCCGATTACGTGGAACTTAGGGCAGACGACATTCGGTCACTCATGTCCGAGCGAGGGTTGGAATTGGGGGGAAGGGACACATGTCTGTACTTCTCGGCCCACGGCACTCCCGTTTCTTATCTACAGGAGGGAAGCCATTATCAAGAGTACGTGGAGGATTCCTGCCGATTGATCGCGCAGCGGGTGGGAGTGAGTTCATATGAACTCGGCTATCAAAATCACACGAATAGGCCGGTGCAGTGGACGGAGCCCTCTAACGAGGCACTCCTGCCCACCATTGAAGGAAAAGATGTCGTCATGGTTCCCGTCAGCTTCATCCATGAACAATCCGAAACGTTGGATGAACTCGACATAGAACTCAAAGAGATCGTCGAGGCCCGGGGTATGGGATACCACCGCGTAAGAACTCCCCATGCGCACCCCGGAATGAGGGGTGTCTTAGCCGACATGGTCATTGGCGCAGTTCTTGATCAAAAGACCGGGCTCCTTAATACGTGCCTGTGTCAGGGGCGAGAGCAAGGTCGATGTGCTTCACGATGCAAACTGGTGGACGTGGCTTAG
- the hemA gene encoding glutamyl-tRNA reductase yields the protein MTDLERSSSKRAGVVPPIGLEVLKAHGDESKPGSVELCVGTSIRVAPMEFLEAVVTLLQHAMDGAEQHLNGGTICGRPINMAIVKTCNRAEFYMAVEGHVAEEMIHRIRSEIFLPAAELAGLPCDGLMYVHRGPNAVRHLCRVSAGLDSVAIGEHQIPGQVAIGFKRAIDGEGGSRALVALAEVARRAGRRARAETEIGRGRVSLGSVGVELAQRELGSLDNKRVLVVGAGKVSRLVCSTLRKEGVAELTIVNRTMENAENLANDFGASAAPIERLSQLLAESDIVFTTTGSLTPILSHDLVSRAAYGRFEDRPMGIVDLAVPRDVEPGVESIEGVRLLGLTEIRDLSDANMRGRHSEIGRAEKIVEEEVSQYVQAMKTDLIEPLLTALWQRAELLRTNEVDRLFGDFDGIDPEVQSRITHFSHALVKKLLHDPSTRLRSQAGDEDSHRMSDALRELFGLAGVSEDLSSPDGG from the coding sequence GTGACTGATCTAGAGCGCTCTTCGTCGAAGCGTGCTGGAGTGGTTCCTCCGATCGGCCTCGAGGTACTGAAAGCCCATGGCGACGAGAGCAAGCCGGGTTCCGTGGAACTCTGCGTCGGCACCAGTATTCGAGTGGCTCCGATGGAGTTTCTTGAGGCAGTGGTGACCCTACTACAGCATGCGATGGATGGCGCCGAACAGCATTTGAACGGTGGGACGATTTGCGGTCGACCGATAAATATGGCGATCGTAAAGACCTGTAATCGTGCCGAGTTCTACATGGCGGTGGAGGGCCATGTCGCCGAGGAGATGATCCACAGGATTCGCTCCGAGATCTTCCTTCCGGCAGCGGAATTGGCCGGCCTGCCTTGCGACGGCTTGATGTACGTGCATCGGGGTCCCAATGCGGTTCGCCACCTCTGCAGAGTCTCCGCTGGTTTGGATTCGGTGGCTATCGGGGAACATCAGATTCCTGGCCAGGTGGCGATCGGATTCAAGCGCGCAATCGATGGCGAAGGTGGCAGCCGGGCGCTGGTCGCCCTAGCTGAAGTCGCTCGTAGGGCCGGTCGTCGGGCTAGAGCTGAGACTGAGATTGGTCGCGGACGTGTCAGTCTGGGCTCAGTTGGCGTCGAGCTCGCACAGCGTGAGCTAGGCTCTCTGGACAATAAGCGTGTTCTCGTGGTCGGAGCGGGAAAGGTTAGTCGGCTCGTGTGCAGTACGCTGCGTAAGGAAGGAGTCGCCGAGCTAACCATCGTCAATCGGACCATGGAGAACGCCGAGAACCTTGCCAACGATTTCGGCGCGAGTGCAGCCCCAATCGAACGCCTCTCCCAACTCTTGGCCGAATCCGACATCGTATTTACGACGACGGGGTCGTTGACGCCGATCTTGAGTCACGACCTCGTGTCACGAGCAGCCTACGGGCGTTTTGAGGATCGACCCATGGGGATCGTGGATCTAGCCGTCCCTCGCGACGTCGAGCCAGGGGTCGAGTCGATCGAAGGCGTCCGATTGCTCGGACTAACTGAGATCCGAGATTTGAGTGACGCCAACATGCGAGGGCGCCACTCAGAAATTGGCCGCGCGGAAAAGATTGTCGAAGAAGAGGTCAGTCAGTATGTCCAAGCGATGAAGACAGACCTCATAGAACCCCTACTCACTGCGCTGTGGCAGAGAGCAGAATTATTGAGGACCAACGAGGTGGACCGCTTGTTCGGCGACTTCGATGGGATCGACCCCGAAGTGCAATCTCGAATCACTCATTTCAGCCACGCACTGGTGAAGAAACTTCTTCACGACCCGTCGACTCGATTGCGTTCGCAGGCAGGCGACGAAGACTCTCATCGGATGTCAGATGCATTGCGTGAGCTGTTCGGCCTTGCCGGAGTAAGTGAGGACTTGTCGAGTCCGGACGGGGGATGA